A region from the Aliarcobacter thereius LMG 24486 genome encodes:
- the lpxC gene encoding UDP-3-O-acyl-N-acetylglucosamine deacetylase, protein MKQRTLGKSVEIVGIGLHKGVPVKMRLEPLPEDSGIIIYRSDAGVTIPLKKEFVVDTKMATVLGKDGVIVSTIEHLLSAIYAYGIDNLRIVLDNDEIPILDGSAAGYCMLIEEANVIEQDKPKKAIKIKKEVVVTTEDGKRVSLKPSNKIVYDFEIKFNHPAIGEQKFHFDYSIEEYKDSISKARTFGFLHEVQYLRSIGLALGGSMENAIVLDETKILNPEGLRYDDEFVRHKILDAIGDMALLEYTMIGEYEAVAGSHHLNHLLTKKLYEDPENYEIIDLEEAKEEANTFELAYSKQMS, encoded by the coding sequence ATGAAACAAAGAACATTAGGAAAAAGTGTTGAAATAGTTGGAATAGGACTTCATAAAGGCGTACCTGTAAAAATGAGGTTAGAGCCACTACCAGAAGATAGTGGGATTATAATTTATAGAAGTGATGCAGGAGTTACAATACCTTTAAAAAAAGAGTTTGTTGTAGATACAAAAATGGCAACAGTTTTAGGAAAAGATGGAGTTATAGTTTCAACTATTGAACATCTTTTATCTGCTATTTATGCATATGGAATTGATAATTTAAGAATTGTATTAGATAATGATGAAATACCAATTCTAGATGGAAGTGCTGCTGGTTATTGTATGTTGATTGAAGAAGCAAATGTAATAGAACAAGATAAACCAAAAAAAGCTATAAAAATTAAAAAAGAGGTAGTTGTAACAACTGAAGATGGGAAAAGAGTATCTCTAAAACCATCAAATAAAATCGTATATGATTTTGAAATAAAATTTAACCATCCAGCAATTGGAGAGCAAAAATTTCATTTTGATTACTCAATAGAAGAATACAAAGATAGTATTAGCAAAGCCAGAACTTTTGGTTTTTTACATGAAGTTCAATACTTAAGAAGTATTGGTTTAGCACTTGGTGGTTCAATGGAAAATGCTATTGTTTTAGATGAAACAAAGATTTTAAATCCTGAAGGTTTAAGATATGATGATGAATTTGTAAGACATAAAATTCTTGATGCAATTGGAGATATGGCTCTTTTAGAGTATACAATGATTGGTGAATATGAGGCTGTTGCAGGAAGTCATCATTTAAATCATCTTTTGACAAAAAAACTTTATGAAGATCCAGAAAATTATGAAATAATTGATCTAGAAGAGGCAAAAGAAGAAGCAAATACATTTGAACTTGCGTATTCAAAACAGATGAGCTAA
- the ribD gene encoding bifunctional diaminohydroxyphosphoribosylaminopyrimidine deaminase/5-amino-6-(5-phosphoribosylamino)uracil reductase RibD, whose translation MKIDDNFFMKLAIDEAWKYQLLTYPNPAVGAVIVKNGQILAIEAHKEAGTPHAEINALKTAFLTEDKNSLLKTLTNSSEIHDFLIKNHNGFFYDCEIYTTLEPCNHIGKTPSCANLLSILKLKRVIIGSYDTNKVASCGIRTLEDANIKVSTKVLEKECDNILIPFKAWQNKTCIFFKMAQTLNGMIDGAVSSQRAKLYVHMLRDKIDLLMIGGNSVRIDKPILDSRYVRGKNPDIMIYSKTKDFNQNIALFKVPNRKVIISEDLFKLLDYKFVMVEGVYKLLDILKDKIDFLVLIVSPKIRAGTNTTNNLNIDYEILHENYLGDEKIVFLKKRINI comes from the coding sequence ATGAAAATTGATGACAATTTCTTTATGAAATTAGCCATTGATGAGGCTTGGAAATATCAACTTTTAACTTATCCAAATCCAGCTGTGGGAGCTGTAATTGTAAAAAATGGGCAGATATTAGCTATTGAAGCTCATAAAGAAGCTGGAACACCACATGCTGAGATAAATGCACTTAAAACAGCTTTTCTTACAGAAGATAAAAACTCCTTATTAAAAACTTTAACAAATAGTAGTGAAATACATGATTTTTTGATTAAAAATCATAATGGATTCTTTTATGATTGTGAAATATATACAACACTTGAACCCTGTAATCATATAGGTAAAACACCATCTTGTGCAAACTTACTATCTATTTTGAAATTAAAAAGAGTAATTATTGGTTCTTACGATACAAATAAAGTTGCAAGTTGTGGAATAAGAACATTAGAAGATGCAAATATAAAAGTAAGCACAAAAGTTTTAGAAAAAGAGTGTGATAATATTTTAATTCCATTTAAAGCTTGGCAGAATAAAACTTGTATATTTTTTAAAATGGCACAAACACTAAATGGAATGATTGATGGTGCCGTTTCTAGCCAAAGAGCAAAGTTATATGTTCATATGTTAAGAGATAAGATTGATTTGCTTATGATAGGTGGAAATAGTGTTAGAATTGATAAACCAATACTTGATTCAAGATATGTAAGAGGAAAAAATCCTGATATTATGATATATAGTAAAACTAAGGATTTTAATCAAAATATAGCTTTGTTTAAAGTTCCAAATAGAAAAGTAATAATTAGTGAAGATCTGTTTAAATTACTTGATTATAAGTTTGTAATGGTTGAGGGTGTTTATAAGCTTTTAGATATTTTAAAAGATAAAATAGATTTCTTAGTTCTTATAGTTTCTCCAAAAATAAGAGCTGGAACAAATACTACAAATAATTTAAATATAGATTATGAAATACTCCATGAAAATTATTTAGGAGATGAAAAGATAGTTTTTCTTAAAAAAAGAATTAATATATAA
- a CDS encoding DUF448 domain-containing protein has protein sequence MANSKKILRTCVFCREKLEQKELLRFIYQNERLSFYNNLGRSFYLCRICILKLKEELTVKDSKRIEKVLQKECKSKQNHVNQLKEILLDVR, from the coding sequence TTGGCTAATTCAAAAAAAATCTTAAGAACTTGTGTTTTTTGTAGAGAAAAACTTGAGCAAAAAGAGCTCTTGAGATTTATATATCAAAATGAAAGATTGTCATTTTATAACAATCTTGGCAGAAGCTTTTATCTATGCAGAATATGTATTTTAAAGCTAAAAGAAGAGCTTACTGTAAAAGATAGTAAGAGAATAGAAAAAGTACTTCAAAAAGAGTGCAAAAGTAAACAAAACCATGTTAATCAACTTAAGGAGATTTTATTAGATGTCAGATAA
- the rbfA gene encoding 30S ribosome-binding factor RbfA yields the protein MKSINLQRTESLLMELIPQALSSLNNASINSLAITGVNCKKGKYDATVYFDGSDFDNKEIKEIISSLNKANGRIKSEVLSATGWYKCPNFKFEVDTSLEKSKQIEDLFAKIKKNKKDTTIESDEE from the coding sequence ATGAAAAGTATAAATCTTCAAAGAACTGAATCTCTTTTGATGGAGCTAATACCACAAGCTCTATCTTCTTTAAATAATGCAAGTATTAACTCTTTGGCAATTACAGGTGTTAATTGTAAAAAAGGTAAATATGATGCTACTGTTTATTTTGATGGAAGTGATTTTGATAATAAAGAGATAAAAGAGATTATAAGCTCTTTAAATAAAGCAAATGGAAGAATAAAAAGTGAAGTTTTATCTGCTACTGGATGGTATAAATGTCCAAATTTTAAATTTGAAGTTGATACATCTCTTGAAAAATCTAAACAAATTGAAGATCTATTTGCAAAAATAAAAAAAAATAAAAAAGATACTACAATTGAAAGTGATGAAGAATGA
- the infB gene encoding translation initiation factor IF-2 has translation MSDKVKVFEIAEEAGSNSAEIMQKAKELGIELKTAQASVSFEDAEEIMQYILTGKSKRIKEEIVTPKKVKKEEPKIENKVEAKKEEIAKEEIKKEIKESKTNINNEQDNIVKVMPKRKGLVIIKKRRDSELDSKTVEKDLTVNKKIQKPLSEIFNDDKIGQDRIVKVDRQVANQQAKIKKDRKKTPIKAQEHGKKIEVLKENNEFRSSDDSLLGEEVVLFDMDLSDTYKVFDEPKPVNTTNHSRSSKPAAFGNAPTGLQRGKRKKRVVRTQEKAEVTSVVIPEDIRVYEFAEACQKTPAEVIKVLFSLGMMVTKNDFLKQDELEILGEEFGIEVTVKDALEDVNYEESYDEEIDTSSFVTRPPVVTIMGHVDHGKTSLLDKIRSSKIASGEAGGITQHIASYTITKNGQKITFVDTPGHEAFSSMRTRGANVTDIIIIVVAADDGVKTQTEEVISHAKASGCPIIVAMNKMDKETANPDMVKAQMAEKGMTPVDWGGDIEFIGVSARTGDGIDDLLENILLQAEILELKADPDAKAKATVIESSLEKGRGPVANIIVQNGILRIGDNIVCDTTFGRVKAITNDVGESVKELGLSETGTILGLHEVPSTGSSMVAMDSEKEVRDIATTRAEHSRLKELSKSTKVSLEEMSGLIAEGRIKQLPVIIKADVGGTLEAIKGSLEKIANDEVKVKVVHSAVGGITESDIVLASASEGCIILGFNVRPTGAVKAKAKTDGVEIKTYSIIYDLLDDVKDALSGMMTAVIREENTGQAEVRDTFVVPKIGTVAGCLVTDGKVIRGGHARIIRDGVVTYTGKISSLKRFKDDAKEVANGYECGIMFEKFNDIKVGDFIETFIQIEEKVSIED, from the coding sequence ATGTCAGATAAAGTAAAAGTGTTTGAGATTGCAGAAGAAGCAGGTTCAAATAGTGCTGAAATAATGCAAAAAGCAAAAGAATTAGGAATAGAACTAAAAACAGCACAAGCGAGTGTATCATTTGAAGATGCAGAAGAAATTATGCAATATATTCTTACTGGAAAAAGTAAAAGAATAAAAGAAGAGATTGTTACACCTAAAAAAGTAAAAAAAGAAGAGCCAAAAATTGAGAATAAAGTTGAGGCTAAAAAAGAAGAAATAGCAAAAGAAGAAATTAAAAAAGAGATCAAAGAATCAAAAACTAATATAAATAATGAGCAAGATAATATTGTTAAAGTTATGCCAAAAAGAAAAGGTTTAGTTATTATCAAGAAAAGAAGAGATAGTGAATTAGATAGTAAAACAGTTGAAAAAGATTTAACAGTTAATAAAAAAATTCAAAAACCTTTAAGTGAAATTTTCAATGATGATAAGATTGGTCAAGATAGAATAGTAAAAGTTGATAGACAAGTAGCAAATCAACAAGCAAAAATTAAAAAAGATAGAAAAAAGACTCCAATAAAAGCTCAAGAACATGGTAAAAAAATTGAAGTACTAAAAGAAAATAATGAGTTTAGAAGTAGTGATGATTCTTTATTAGGTGAAGAAGTTGTGCTTTTTGATATGGATTTATCTGATACATATAAGGTTTTTGATGAGCCAAAGCCTGTAAATACTACAAATCATTCAAGAAGTTCAAAACCAGCAGCATTTGGAAATGCACCAACTGGTCTTCAAAGAGGAAAGAGAAAGAAAAGAGTTGTAAGAACTCAAGAGAAAGCAGAAGTTACATCGGTTGTTATTCCAGAAGATATAAGAGTTTATGAGTTTGCAGAAGCTTGTCAAAAAACACCAGCAGAAGTTATCAAAGTTCTATTTAGTTTAGGAATGATGGTTACAAAAAATGATTTTTTAAAGCAAGATGAGTTAGAAATTCTTGGTGAAGAGTTTGGAATTGAAGTAACTGTTAAGGATGCTTTAGAAGATGTAAATTATGAAGAGAGTTATGATGAAGAGATTGATACAAGTTCATTTGTAACAAGACCTCCAGTTGTAACAATAATGGGTCACGTTGATCATGGTAAAACTTCACTTTTAGATAAAATAAGAAGCTCAAAAATTGCATCAGGTGAAGCAGGTGGAATCACACAACACATTGCATCTTATACAATTACAAAAAATGGGCAAAAAATTACATTTGTAGATACACCAGGTCACGAAGCATTCTCATCTATGAGAACAAGAGGTGCAAATGTAACAGATATTATAATCATAGTTGTTGCAGCTGATGATGGAGTGAAAACACAAACTGAAGAGGTTATTTCACATGCAAAAGCTAGTGGTTGCCCAATTATTGTTGCTATGAATAAAATGGATAAAGAAACAGCAAATCCTGATATGGTAAAAGCTCAAATGGCTGAAAAAGGTATGACACCAGTTGATTGGGGTGGAGATATTGAATTTATTGGAGTTTCTGCTAGAACAGGAGATGGAATAGATGATTTATTAGAAAATATACTTCTTCAAGCAGAAATTTTAGAACTTAAAGCTGACCCTGATGCAAAAGCAAAAGCGACAGTTATAGAATCAAGTTTAGAAAAAGGAAGAGGTCCTGTTGCAAATATTATTGTTCAAAATGGTATTTTAAGAATAGGGGATAATATTGTTTGTGATACAACATTTGGAAGAGTAAAAGCTATTACAAATGATGTTGGAGAGAGTGTAAAAGAGTTAGGACTTAGTGAAACAGGTACTATCTTAGGATTACACGAAGTTCCAAGTACAGGTTCAAGTATGGTAGCTATGGATAGTGAAAAAGAAGTTCGTGATATTGCTACAACAAGAGCTGAACATTCAAGATTAAAAGAGTTATCTAAATCTACAAAAGTTTCACTTGAAGAGATGAGTGGTCTTATAGCAGAAGGTAGAATAAAACAGCTTCCAGTAATTATAAAAGCTGATGTTGGTGGAACCCTTGAAGCTATTAAAGGTTCTTTAGAAAAAATAGCAAATGATGAAGTAAAAGTAAAAGTAGTTCATTCAGCAGTTGGTGGAATTACAGAATCAGATATTGTTTTAGCAAGTGCTAGTGAAGGTTGTATAATTTTAGGATTTAATGTAAGACCAACAGGAGCTGTTAAAGCTAAAGCAAAAACAGATGGTGTTGAAATTAAAACATACTCAATAATTTATGATCTACTTGATGATGTTAAAGATGCATTATCAGGAATGATGACAGCTGTTATTAGAGAAGAGAATACTGGACAAGCAGAAGTTAGAGATACATTTGTTGTACCAAAAATTGGAACAGTTGCTGGATGTTTGGTTACAGATGGAAAAGTAATTAGAGGTGGACATGCAAGAATCATTAGAGATGGTGTTGTAACATATACTGGAAAAATATCATCATTAAAAAGATTTAAAGATGATGCTAAAGAAGTTGCAAATGGTTATGAATGTGGAATTATGTTTGAAAAATTCAATGATATAAAAGTTGGAGATTTTATTGAAACATTTATTCAAATAGAAGAAAAAGTTTCAATAGAGGATTAA
- the rimP gene encoding ribosome maturation factor RimP has translation MNLEEQIKVIVENSGLKLYDIVKLKENNKDIFRVVVSSKDGVNLDKCAEISRLISPLLDVEDPIYGKYFLEVSSPGIERKLRKTEHFIASIGELVRVKTNGLAVYEGELVEANEDKISIKFEDDEIEIFEYSDILSASTYYKW, from the coding sequence ATGAATTTAGAAGAACAAATTAAAGTAATAGTTGAAAATAGTGGTTTAAAGCTTTATGATATTGTAAAACTAAAAGAGAATAATAAGGATATTTTTAGAGTAGTTGTAAGTTCTAAAGATGGTGTAAATTTGGATAAATGTGCAGAAATTTCAAGGCTTATCTCACCTTTACTTGATGTTGAAGATCCAATATATGGGAAATATTTTTTAGAAGTTAGCTCTCCTGGAATTGAAAGAAAATTAAGAAAAACTGAGCATTTTATAGCAAGTATTGGTGAACTTGTAAGAGTAAAAACAAATGGACTTGCAGTTTATGAAGGTGAATTAGTAGAAGCAAATGAAGATAAAATTTCTATAAAATTTGAAGATGATGAGATAGAAATTTTTGAATATAGTGATATTTTAAGCGCTTCGACTTACTATAAGTGGTAA
- the thrB gene encoding homoserine kinase → MRVSVPATSANLGPGFDCLGLALNLKNQVIIRPSKFHSVSLKGEGSNNPVLKDNNMFVSIFNDFYNNLTQKRRFFRFEFFNEIPLSRGLGSSSAVIVSAIASAYAIEGIKLEKEKILNLALAYENHPDNITPAVMGGFNVATVQENEVKFINKSMPRGLKAVVVIPNRSISTQLSRKALPFKYSKEDAVFNLSYSSLLTAAFMSENWDMLKHASQDMFHQKYRMKLMPELFEVQKTALQKGALMSTLSGSGSTMLNLCSNEDSVALAERLKEKFPHFRVLCLDFDNSGVKVEL, encoded by the coding sequence TTGAGAGTAAGCGTTCCAGCAACTAGCGCAAATTTAGGGCCAGGATTTGATTGTTTAGGTTTAGCATTGAATTTAAAAAATCAAGTAATAATAAGACCATCAAAATTTCATAGTGTATCATTAAAAGGAGAGGGTTCAAATAATCCTGTATTAAAAGACAATAATATGTTTGTATCAATTTTTAATGATTTTTACAATAATTTAACACAAAAAAGAAGATTTTTTAGATTTGAATTTTTTAATGAAATTCCATTATCAAGAGGCTTAGGTAGTTCATCAGCAGTTATTGTTTCAGCAATTGCAAGTGCTTATGCAATAGAAGGAATTAAATTAGAAAAAGAGAAAATTTTGAATTTGGCTTTAGCTTATGAAAATCATCCAGATAATATAACACCAGCTGTTATGGGTGGTTTTAATGTAGCAACAGTTCAAGAAAATGAAGTTAAATTTATAAATAAATCAATGCCAAGAGGCTTAAAAGCAGTTGTTGTTATACCAAATAGATCAATTTCAACTCAATTGTCACGAAAAGCATTACCTTTTAAATATTCAAAAGAAGATGCCGTATTTAATCTATCTTACTCATCTTTATTAACAGCTGCATTTATGAGTGAAAACTGGGATATGTTAAAACATGCTTCACAAGATATGTTTCACCAAAAATATAGAATGAAATTAATGCCAGAACTTTTTGAAGTTCAAAAAACAGCTTTACAAAAAGGTGCTTTGATGAGCACATTATCTGGCTCTGGTTCTACAATGTTAAATTTATGTTCAAATGAAGATAGTGTTGCTTTGGCAGAAAGATTGAAAGAAAAGTTCCCTCATTTTAGGGTATTGTGCTTGGATTTTGATAATTCTGGTGTAAAAGTAGAATTATAA
- the efp gene encoding elongation factor P yields the protein MASIGMSELKKGLKIQVEGIPYKIVEYQHVKPGKGAAFVRAKIKSFINGKTIEKTFHAGDKCETPDLQQKQMQFLYDDGELLQFMDVATYEQEGLTYEQVGEAKDWIIDGMQVDMMYFNGKAITVEPPMVVELKIVDTPPNFKGDSQGGRKPATLESGAVVQIPFHILEGEVIKVDTRTGEYLEKVK from the coding sequence ATGGCAAGTATAGGAATGAGCGAATTAAAAAAAGGTCTTAAAATACAAGTTGAAGGTATACCATATAAAATTGTTGAATACCAACATGTAAAACCAGGAAAAGGTGCAGCTTTTGTTAGAGCAAAAATAAAATCTTTTATAAATGGAAAAACAATAGAGAAAACTTTTCATGCTGGTGATAAATGTGAAACTCCCGATTTACAACAAAAACAAATGCAGTTTTTATATGACGATGGTGAACTTTTACAATTTATGGATGTTGCAACTTATGAACAAGAAGGTTTAACTTACGAACAAGTTGGTGAAGCTAAAGATTGGATTATTGATGGAATGCAAGTTGATATGATGTATTTCAATGGAAAAGCAATCACTGTTGAACCACCAATGGTTGTTGAGCTTAAAATTGTAGATACTCCACCAAACTTTAAAGGTGATTCTCAAGGTGGAAGAAAACCTGCTACTTTAGAATCAGGTGCTGTTGTACAAATTCCTTTTCATATATTAGAAGGTGAAGTTATAAAAGTTGATACAAGAACAGGTGAATACCTAGAAAAAGTTAAATAA
- a CDS encoding M23 family metallopeptidase yields the protein MRKKSYLKYIITIILFLFMAIGIYVFFFGKSKPEIYFQQEEQESKIYWNLKKELTVDIVSSRKIASFEANLNIKESGEKISLDSKLLNEDSISGIYTYLIFPAKGNKQNIKTAELQIEVQDDNKINHLLNEKSMKSIDIVIDKVAPKVEILSNSYSIKQGGSAILVVKVEDENLKDYFVTFNDEVVFELFPFEKEGYFVSIVTWPIDIKDFKGINIDSIDKAGNKTIQRVPFYIQSFNEKIDKLKISDNFIHSVSKNVLEMSNLDIPSTPEEIFIKTNSELRNINLKTIRNVVIENFNNSQNEFDIKPFIRMKGAKTFARFGERRHYYYNDVKIDEAWHLGMDWASIKHANIYVSNKGKVIFKDYLGIYGESIVIDHGLGLASLYAHTSSQNVSLGDIVEAGTHIANTGSTGAVFGDHLHFGILIQGIEANPNEWLDAKWIDENIINIIYNAKEKIKGAK from the coding sequence ATGCGTAAAAAAAGTTATTTAAAATATATTATTACAATTATTTTGTTTTTGTTTATGGCTATTGGAATCTATGTATTCTTTTTTGGAAAAAGTAAACCAGAAATCTATTTTCAACAAGAAGAACAAGAGTCAAAAATATATTGGAATTTAAAAAAAGAGCTTACAGTTGATATTGTTAGTAGTAGAAAAATTGCAAGTTTTGAAGCAAATTTAAATATAAAAGAGAGTGGTGAAAAAATATCACTTGATAGTAAATTATTAAATGAAGATTCAATATCAGGAATTTATACATATTTAATTTTTCCAGCAAAAGGAAATAAACAAAATATAAAAACAGCAGAACTTCAAATTGAAGTACAAGATGATAATAAAATTAATCATCTTTTAAATGAAAAATCTATGAAAAGTATAGATATCGTTATTGATAAAGTAGCACCAAAGGTTGAAATACTTTCAAACTCTTATTCAATAAAACAAGGTGGTAGTGCTATTTTAGTTGTAAAAGTAGAAGATGAAAACTTAAAAGATTACTTTGTTACATTCAATGATGAGGTTGTTTTTGAGCTTTTTCCTTTTGAAAAAGAGGGATATTTTGTATCAATAGTGACTTGGCCAATTGATATAAAAGATTTTAAAGGAATAAATATAGATAGTATTGATAAAGCAGGAAATAAGACAATACAACGGGTTCCATTTTATATTCAATCTTTTAATGAAAAAATTGATAAATTAAAAATAAGTGATAATTTTATTCATAGTGTTTCAAAAAATGTTTTAGAGATGAGCAATTTGGATATTCCATCAACTCCTGAAGAAATTTTTATAAAAACGAATAGTGAATTAAGAAATATAAATTTAAAAACTATTAGAAATGTTGTGATTGAAAACTTTAATAATTCTCAAAATGAATTTGATATAAAACCATTTATTAGAATGAAAGGTGCGAAAACTTTTGCAAGATTTGGAGAGAGAAGACATTATTATTATAATGATGTAAAAATAGATGAAGCTTGGCACTTAGGAATGGATTGGGCAAGTATAAAACATGCAAATATTTATGTTTCAAATAAAGGAAAGGTTATTTTTAAAGATTATTTGGGAATTTATGGAGAAAGTATAGTTATAGATCATGGTTTAGGATTAGCATCTTTATATGCGCATACAAGTAGTCAAAATGTATCTTTAGGAGATATTGTTGAAGCTGGAACACATATTGCAAATACTGGTTCAACAGGAGCAGTTTTTGGAGATCATTTACATTTTGGAATATTAATTCAAGGAATTGAAGCAAATCCAAATGAGTGGTTAGATGCAAAGTGGATTGATGAAAATATAATAAATATAATATATAATGCTAAAGAGAAAATAAAAGGTGCAAAATGA
- the serA gene encoding phosphoglycerate dehydrogenase, with the protein MSKYTIVVCDHIHDAGLNILQNTEDINYVYAADIDKVKLLDIIKNADVAITRSSTDVDEKFLNAATNLKAIIRAGVGYDNVDIDGCSKRGIIAMNVPTANTIAAVELTMAHMLSCLRKFPYAHNQLKEERVWKREDWYGNELYGKKLGVIGFGNIGHRVALRAKAFEMDVITYDPYISSTKATDLGIKYTTNFEDILACDIITIHTPKNKETIDMISFDEIKKMKDGVVLINCARGGLYNEEALVENLKSGKIAMAGIDVFKKEPATSHPLLDLPNVTVTAHLGANTKESQREISIQSANNAIESARGISYPNALNLPIDESKIPAFVKPYIELTQKMAFLLAQISKSQIRAVEVSAEGDLSEYVDSLQTFASVGVLSVSTGLSVNYVNANFIANEKGIDLSTKTITNNSGYKNRVTIKITTANGVKSISGTVFEDNIQRVVKLDDFVLDIEPKGKMIIMKNKDIPGVVGQVGSILAKNNINISDFRLSRGKNDHALAVILIDEKANSKVIEDLDNLEASIAVAYAEI; encoded by the coding sequence ATGAGTAAATATACAATTGTAGTTTGTGACCATATCCATGATGCAGGATTAAATATTTTACAAAACACTGAAGATATAAACTATGTTTATGCTGCAGATATTGATAAAGTAAAATTATTAGATATTATAAAAAATGCTGATGTAGCAATAACAAGATCTTCAACTGATGTTGATGAAAAATTCTTAAATGCAGCAACAAATTTAAAAGCAATTATCAGAGCTGGTGTTGGTTATGATAATGTTGACATAGATGGTTGTAGCAAAAGAGGAATTATAGCAATGAACGTACCAACAGCAAATACTATTGCTGCTGTTGAACTTACTATGGCTCATATGTTATCTTGCCTTAGAAAATTTCCATATGCACACAATCAACTAAAAGAAGAGAGAGTTTGGAAAAGAGAAGATTGGTATGGAAATGAACTTTATGGTAAAAAACTAGGTGTAATTGGTTTTGGAAATATTGGACATAGAGTTGCATTAAGAGCCAAAGCTTTTGAAATGGATGTTATTACATATGACCCTTATATTTCAAGTACAAAAGCAACTGATTTAGGAATTAAATATACAACAAACTTTGAAGATATTTTAGCTTGTGATATTATTACAATCCACACGCCAAAAAACAAAGAAACTATTGATATGATTAGTTTTGATGAAATTAAAAAGATGAAAGATGGAGTTGTATTAATAAATTGTGCAAGAGGTGGATTATATAATGAAGAAGCTCTTGTAGAAAACCTAAAATCTGGGAAAATTGCAATGGCTGGAATAGATGTATTCAAAAAAGAACCAGCAACTTCTCATCCACTTTTAGATTTACCAAATGTTACTGTTACAGCACATCTTGGTGCAAATACAAAAGAATCTCAAAGAGAAATTTCTATTCAAAGTGCAAATAATGCAATTGAGAGTGCAAGAGGAATATCTTATCCAAATGCTTTAAATCTTCCAATTGATGAGAGTAAAATACCTGCATTTGTAAAACCATATATTGAACTTACACAAAAAATGGCATTTCTACTTGCTCAAATTAGTAAAAGTCAAATTAGAGCAGTTGAAGTTAGTGCTGAAGGTGATTTAAGTGAATATGTTGATTCTTTACAAACTTTTGCTAGTGTTGGAGTTTTAAGTGTTAGTACAGGTCTTAGTGTAAACTATGTTAACGCAAACTTCATAGCAAATGAAAAAGGTATAGATTTAAGTACAAAAACTATTACAAATAATAGTGGATATAAAAATAGAGTTACAATAAAAATTACAACAGCAAATGGTGTAAAATCTATCTCTGGTACAGTTTTTGAAGATAATATTCAAAGAGTTGTTAAACTAGATGATTTTGTTTTAGACATTGAACCAAAAGGTAAAATGATTATTATGAAAAACAAAGATATTCCAGGTGTTGTAGGACAAGTTGGTTCTATATTAGCTAAAAACAATATAAATATCTCTGACTTTAGATTAAGTAGAGGTAAAAATGATCATGCATTAGCAGTTATTTTAATTGATGAAAAAGCAAATTCAAAGGTTATCGAAGATTTAGATAATCTTGAGGCTAGTATAGCTGTTGCTTATGCAGAAATTTAA